A single region of the Pseudomonas mandelii genome encodes:
- a CDS encoding cupredoxin domain-containing protein — translation MKAKLVTPVIAAITLLFGATAMASAGHGKEDIGQPGVASEVTRTVEVEMGDIFFKPESIDVKPGETIRFVLRNEGSLLHEFNIGKAAAHAAHQKEMASMFQNGTLNPTGTGKTMSGMGHSMGGMKMVGMEHNDPNSVLIEPGATKELIWTFNNSTGLQFGCNVPGHYQSGMVGQFDLK, via the coding sequence ATGAAAGCTAAGCTCGTTACCCCTGTCATCGCAGCAATCACTCTACTCTTCGGTGCTACGGCTATGGCCAGCGCAGGGCATGGGAAAGAGGACATCGGCCAGCCTGGAGTCGCCTCTGAGGTTACCCGTACGGTGGAGGTCGAGATGGGCGATATTTTCTTCAAACCTGAAAGCATCGACGTAAAGCCTGGTGAAACTATTCGATTTGTCCTTCGCAATGAGGGTTCGCTGCTGCACGAGTTCAACATCGGCAAAGCTGCTGCTCACGCAGCACACCAAAAAGAAATGGCAAGCATGTTCCAGAACGGAACGCTTAACCCCACAGGTACCGGGAAAACGATGAGCGGTATGGGCCACAGCATGGGTGGAATGAAGATGGTCGGAATGGAGCACAACGACCCGAACAGCGTCCTGATTGAGCCTGGCGCAACCAAAGAGCTGATCTGGACCTTCAACAACAGCACTGGGCTTCAGTTTGGCTGCAACGTGCCGGGGCATTATCAGTCAGGGATGGTCGGTCAGTTTGACCTGAAATAA
- a CDS encoding co-regulatory protein PtrA N-terminal domain-containing protein has translation MNRLKMLFFVSSILVSASVWAESGGDRVIERMEGLRDRAEAVLIQAEKAPEGQRHVHMAEHMKMLGDIMSQLHKDHPDASMSPQQHLAWMEKHDKIVDDVLSQMQREHKLMLSENHQ, from the coding sequence ATGAATCGCCTGAAAATGCTGTTTTTTGTGAGCTCGATACTCGTCTCAGCTTCTGTATGGGCTGAAAGTGGCGGAGACCGGGTGATAGAGCGTATGGAAGGCCTGCGCGACAGGGCTGAAGCCGTACTGATCCAAGCTGAAAAAGCCCCTGAAGGACAGCGTCATGTCCACATGGCCGAGCATATGAAAATGCTCGGCGACATCATGAGCCAACTCCATAAAGATCATCCAGACGCCTCAATGTCACCCCAGCAGCACCTGGCCTGGATGGAAAAGCACGACAAAATTGTCGACGACGTTTTGAGTCAAATGCAACGCGAGCACAAGCTGATGCTGTCAGAGAACCATCAGTAA
- a CDS encoding heavy metal response regulator transcription factor produces the protein MRLLVAEDEPKIGIYLQQGLTEAGFNVDRFTNGKVALQHALSEAYDLLILDVMMPGLDGWEVLQKVRASGKDVPVLFLTARDRVEDRVKGLELGADDYLIKPFAFSELLARVRTLLRRGNGAPSQTYMKLADLEVDLLKRRAIRGGKRIDLTAKEFALLELLLRRRGEVLPKSLIASQVWDMNFDSDTNVIEVAVRRLRAKIDDDFEVKLIHTSRGMGYMLDAPDSESE, from the coding sequence ATGAGACTTCTGGTTGCTGAAGACGAACCCAAAATAGGTATCTATTTGCAGCAAGGACTCACGGAGGCGGGGTTCAATGTGGATCGCTTTACCAATGGCAAGGTGGCGCTACAGCACGCTTTGAGCGAGGCCTATGACCTGCTGATTCTAGACGTCATGATGCCTGGGCTGGATGGCTGGGAAGTACTTCAGAAGGTTCGTGCATCCGGAAAAGATGTTCCCGTGCTCTTCCTCACGGCGCGAGATCGCGTTGAAGATCGAGTGAAAGGACTTGAACTCGGTGCAGATGATTACCTGATCAAACCCTTCGCATTTTCTGAACTGTTGGCTCGCGTCAGAACGTTGCTGCGTCGGGGTAACGGCGCTCCCTCGCAAACCTATATGAAACTGGCTGATCTGGAGGTGGACCTGCTCAAGCGTCGGGCCATTCGTGGAGGTAAACGCATAGACCTTACGGCCAAAGAGTTTGCGTTGCTTGAGCTGTTGCTACGACGTCGAGGGGAGGTGCTGCCAAAGTCACTTATCGCCTCCCAGGTTTGGGATATGAACTTCGACAGCGATACCAACGTTATCGAGGTTGCAGTGAGAAGGTTGAGGGCCAAGATAGATGACGACTTTGAGGTCAAGTTGATTCATACCTCTAGGGGGATGGGTTACATGCTCGACGCGCCTGATTCGGAGTCGGAATGA
- a CDS encoding heavy metal sensor histidine kinase codes for MNRMSLTTRMSLMFMLAVTAVLTVAGLSFNNLSRHHFKMLDQQALNEKLHSTQRILSGLNSIDQLSEFKPELEALLGAHRDLTALIIDGDGKLLFADPGPVDIPKEFRTTTNNNVWEWREQGQMFRGVTAQAVVTGQDKPLTVILIFDVTQHMSFFETLERWFWIGLVISALVSAALGWMVASSGMRPIRQVTRVAASMSAKSLKERIPLAPVPKELQQMVLSFNAMLSRLDDAFVRLSNFSADIAHELRTPVSNLMTHTEVVLSRKRNIEDYEDNLYSNLDDLKRMSRMIDDMLFLAKSDNGLITHENKPIDLVEVVEKLLEYYRLLADERGIQLKVSGRGSVRGDVLMLHRAISNLLSNALRYTSEGKTISVEILQKEMSVLVVVENHGEPIAPEHLEKLFDRFYRVDPARREGSPSNAGLGLSITRSIIEAHDGKIWCTSCDGKTAFHLEFPSVDLEVS; via the coding sequence ATGAACCGAATGTCCCTGACGACCCGTATGAGTCTGATGTTCATGCTCGCGGTAACGGCCGTGCTTACGGTCGCCGGACTCAGTTTCAATAACCTCAGTCGGCATCACTTTAAGATGCTGGATCAGCAGGCATTGAACGAAAAGCTCCACTCGACCCAGAGAATTTTGTCCGGGTTGAACAGCATCGATCAACTCAGCGAATTTAAGCCTGAGCTGGAGGCGCTGCTGGGGGCTCACCGTGATTTGACTGCCCTAATAATCGATGGTGACGGCAAGCTGCTGTTTGCTGATCCCGGTCCGGTAGATATTCCGAAGGAGTTCCGCACAACCACAAACAACAACGTCTGGGAGTGGCGGGAGCAAGGGCAGATGTTCCGTGGAGTGACGGCACAAGCCGTTGTGACGGGGCAAGACAAGCCGTTGACAGTCATTTTGATCTTTGACGTTACTCAGCATATGTCCTTTTTCGAGACGCTTGAACGATGGTTTTGGATAGGGTTGGTGATCAGCGCATTGGTCAGTGCTGCACTCGGCTGGATGGTAGCAAGCAGTGGCATGCGGCCCATTCGCCAGGTCACGCGGGTCGCTGCCTCAATGTCAGCAAAATCACTCAAAGAGCGCATCCCCTTAGCACCCGTTCCCAAAGAGCTTCAGCAAATGGTGCTGTCGTTTAACGCAATGTTGTCCAGGCTCGACGATGCATTTGTCCGGTTATCGAACTTTTCCGCAGACATTGCCCACGAACTACGGACCCCCGTGAGCAACTTGATGACCCACACCGAAGTGGTGCTTTCAAGAAAAAGGAATATTGAGGACTACGAAGACAACCTGTACTCAAATCTTGATGACTTGAAGCGTATGAGTCGGATGATTGATGACATGCTTTTTCTGGCGAAATCTGACAACGGTCTGATCACACACGAGAACAAACCAATAGACCTCGTGGAAGTAGTGGAAAAATTGCTTGAGTACTACCGCCTTTTGGCTGATGAGCGAGGGATTCAACTCAAGGTTTCAGGAAGGGGCAGCGTCCGAGGCGATGTCCTTATGCTCCACAGAGCCATTTCTAACCTGCTCTCTAACGCGCTTCGCTACACCTCTGAAGGGAAGACGATCAGTGTCGAAATCCTCCAGAAGGAGATGTCGGTATTGGTCGTCGTGGAGAACCACGGAGAACCCATTGCCCCCGAACATCTTGAAAAGCTTTTCGATCGTTTTTATCGCGTGGACCCAGCGCGGCGAGAAGGGAGTCCAAGCAACGCAGGGCTAGGTCTGTCGATTACCCGATCAATTATTGAGGCGCATGATGGCAAAATCTGGTGTACGTCATGTGACGGGAAAACGGCCTTTCATCTAGAGTTTCCTAGTGTTGACTTGGAGGTCAGCTGA
- the copC gene encoding copper homeostasis periplasmic binding protein CopC: MSFLKTTTVAVALTAGLLLSAVAQAHPKLLSSTPAEGSNAAAPSKIELHFSENLTTQFSGAKLIMTDMPGMPNSPMGVKAAVAGGGDPKTMVITPAAPLTTGTYKVEWRAVSSDTHPITGNFSFKVK, encoded by the coding sequence ATGTCATTCCTTAAAACTACGACCGTAGCTGTTGCACTTACCGCTGGTTTGCTTCTGAGTGCAGTTGCTCAAGCACATCCAAAGCTCCTTTCTTCCACTCCGGCAGAAGGCTCGAATGCGGCGGCCCCTTCGAAAATTGAACTGCACTTTTCTGAGAATCTCACCACTCAGTTTTCCGGTGCAAAACTAATCATGACCGATATGCCTGGCATGCCGAACTCCCCAATGGGTGTTAAGGCCGCCGTCGCTGGTGGCGGTGATCCGAAAACGATGGTGATTACACCGGCAGCACCTTTGACCACCGGTACCTACAAAGTCGAATGGCGTGCTGTCTCCTCGGACACTCACCCGATCACCGGCAACTTCTCATTTAAAGTGAAATGA
- the copD gene encoding copper homeostasis membrane protein CopD, with protein sequence MSDSINIVVRFALYFDLMLLFGLAIFGLYSLRGKERVSGTVLNFESLLYGTSVAGVALSLAAMLLLAKAMSGVSELMELHRHIFEMVLMGTDVGLTWMVRIAALVMAIIGVALNKRFPTPSLWIVTVCGAIALATLAWTGHGAMDEGSRRYWHFITDIFHLLAAGGWLGALLAFALLLRLKSLKGEQEAQILARVLTGFESAGGVIVAIISVTGVVNYLFIVGPHLDEVMLSTYGQLLFLKILLFAGMIVLATLNRFHLSPVLERSVRNGEYSAAVNALRRSMTLEFLMAVVIICLVAWLGTLSPEMEMSAE encoded by the coding sequence ATGAGCGACTCAATAAATATTGTGGTTCGCTTTGCTCTTTATTTCGACCTGATGCTGTTATTCGGATTGGCAATTTTCGGCTTGTACAGCCTCAGGGGAAAGGAAAGAGTATCGGGCACGGTCTTGAATTTTGAGTCGCTTCTTTACGGTACTTCCGTTGCAGGTGTAGCTCTGTCCCTTGCCGCGATGTTGTTGCTTGCGAAAGCAATGAGCGGTGTGTCGGAGCTTATGGAGCTACATCGTCATATTTTTGAAATGGTCCTTATGGGGACTGACGTCGGGTTGACCTGGATGGTCCGAATAGCTGCCTTGGTGATGGCAATTATTGGCGTCGCGTTGAACAAGCGATTTCCAACACCCAGTCTCTGGATCGTCACTGTATGCGGAGCGATTGCGTTGGCGACGTTGGCATGGACAGGGCACGGCGCCATGGATGAGGGCAGTCGACGCTACTGGCATTTCATCACCGACATTTTCCACCTATTAGCCGCAGGTGGCTGGTTGGGCGCTCTATTGGCATTCGCTCTACTGCTGCGGTTGAAATCGCTAAAGGGCGAACAAGAAGCTCAAATTCTTGCACGGGTACTGACTGGTTTTGAGTCGGCCGGCGGAGTGATTGTTGCGATCATAAGCGTTACGGGCGTAGTAAATTACCTGTTTATCGTTGGCCCACACCTCGATGAAGTGATGCTCAGTACTTATGGCCAGCTGCTGTTTTTGAAAATATTGCTCTTTGCTGGGATGATCGTTTTAGCCACGCTGAACCGCTTTCACCTAAGTCCGGTATTGGAGCGGTCAGTTCGAAATGGAGAATACTCTGCCGCAGTCAATGCCTTGCGCCGCAGCATGACACTCGAGTTTTTAATGGCAGTCGTCATAATTTGTCTTGTCGCATGGTTAGGCACTTTAAGTCCGGAAATGGAAATGAGCGCGGAATAG